A single window of Paenibacillus sp. SYP-B4298 DNA harbors:
- a CDS encoding flagellar basal body-associated FliL family protein, with translation MKKMLPWLITILLAITLIAVVSVFLYDQFFNPKTGSETLDAQQSVNGVKAEKLTADKRVEVTSTMSEIKTNLAEQNFIAVMALAFQLDSKEAKEDFDKVKDIVVKPIVLRVLSDMTPEQLNGSKGKDEMAAKLLNLINPELPSGKLVSIDVTDFVIQALY, from the coding sequence ATGAAAAAGATGCTGCCTTGGCTAATTACGATTTTATTGGCCATCACATTAATCGCTGTCGTATCGGTTTTCCTGTATGATCAGTTTTTTAATCCAAAAACGGGCAGTGAAACACTGGATGCTCAACAGAGCGTGAACGGTGTGAAGGCTGAGAAGCTGACGGCTGACAAGCGGGTGGAAGTGACCAGCACGATGAGTGAGATTAAGACAAATCTTGCCGAGCAAAATTTTATTGCTGTCATGGCGCTGGCCTTTCAACTGGACAGTAAGGAAGCCAAAGAGGATTTTGACAAAGTTAAAGATATTGTAGTGAAGCCTATTGTACTGCGCGTTCTCTCCGATATGACCCCAGAGCAGCTAAACGGCTCCAAGGGCAAGGATGAGATGGCGGCCAAGCTGTTGAATCTGATCAATCCAGAGCTTCCTAGCGGCAAGCTCGTCAGTATTGATGTGACAGACTTTGTTATCCAGGCTCTGTATTAA
- a CDS encoding flagellar FlbD family protein, translated as MIAMTRLNGTELFINALLIETVEEVPDTVITLTTGKKLVAKESASEIHSRIIDYLRQIGLVAAGTRMEQTGGPSS; from the coding sequence ATGATCGCGATGACACGCTTAAACGGCACAGAGCTGTTCATTAATGCGCTGCTGATCGAGACGGTGGAGGAGGTACCAGATACGGTAATTACACTGACAACCGGCAAAAAGCTGGTTGCTAAGGAGAGCGCGTCAGAGATTCATTCGAGAATCATAGATTATCTGCGTCAGATTGGACTGGTGGCAGCAGGTACAAGGATGGAGCAAACGGGGGGACCTTCTTCATGA
- the fliR gene encoding flagellar biosynthetic protein FliR: MELMLQAFPIFLLIFCRITSFFVVAPVFSTRNVPASFKIGLGFFVAILVYLVYGVQETVALDASYVLMVIREVLTGLLLGFVAYLFVTVVQIAGGYIDMQMGFGMANVMDPVSGFTVPLLGNFKFIVVMLLFLSMNGHHYLLMAIMKSYDWLPLDNNLFSQIQQGHVSEFLVVTFSQVSLLALQLSAPLVVALFLTDVGLGFLARTAPQFNVFVIGIPLKILVGLFMLALLMPSFSSLIGHLFGYMFTALENLLAGLQQQLTP; the protein is encoded by the coding sequence ATGGAGCTTATGCTGCAGGCATTCCCTATTTTTTTATTGATCTTTTGTCGAATCACATCGTTTTTCGTCGTTGCTCCGGTCTTTTCTACCCGCAACGTTCCGGCTTCCTTCAAGATTGGACTGGGCTTTTTCGTCGCAATTCTAGTCTATCTGGTCTATGGCGTGCAAGAGACCGTTGCCTTAGATGCCAGCTATGTTCTGATGGTGATCCGCGAGGTTCTGACAGGGCTGTTGCTTGGCTTTGTCGCTTACCTGTTCGTTACCGTTGTCCAGATCGCTGGCGGCTACATTGATATGCAGATGGGCTTCGGGATGGCTAACGTGATGGATCCGGTATCAGGCTTTACCGTTCCGCTGCTCGGCAACTTCAAGTTTATTGTCGTGATGCTGCTCTTTCTGTCCATGAACGGTCATCATTATCTGCTCATGGCGATTATGAAGAGCTATGATTGGCTGCCGCTTGATAATAATTTGTTCAGTCAGATACAGCAGGGGCATGTGAGCGAATTTCTGGTGGTGACATTTAGCCAGGTAAGTCTGCTGGCGCTTCAGCTTTCGGCTCCGCTTGTGGTCGCGCTGTTTTTGACGGATGTGGGTCTTGGGTTTCTGGCAAGAACGGCTCCGCAGTTTAATGTGTTTGTAATCGGCATTCCGCTCAAAATATTAGTTGGACTGTTTATGCTGGCTCTCCTCATGCCAAGCTTCTCCTCGCTGATTGGACATTTGTTTGGCTATATGTTCACTGCATTGGAGAACCTGCTTGCCGGTCTGCAGCAACAACTGACTCCGTAA
- the fliM gene encoding flagellar motor switch protein FliM: protein MVDVLSQNEIDALLAALSSGEMDAEELKKEETQKKIRAYDFKRAVRFSKDHIRSLTRIHENFARFLTTYFSAQLRTFVQISVVQVEQLPYDEFIRSIPKMTILNIFEAEPLEGRMVLEVHPNVAFAMVDRLLGGQGTAPSKINALTEIETTVMERIFSRAFESLQEAWKTVIDISPRMEGLETNPQFMQIVSPNETIALISLSTKIGETTGMINLCIPHVVIEPIMPRLSVHHWFVSQKKSRAPEELEVLEHRVQRAKLNIVAELGQSSISIHEFLGLSVGDVISLNRSVHDGLQIKVGDKLKFIGSPGSVKDRLAVQIDEIVSEGVEEEYDE, encoded by the coding sequence TTGGTAGATGTATTATCGCAAAATGAAATCGACGCCCTACTAGCAGCGCTATCTTCTGGAGAGATGGACGCGGAGGAACTTAAAAAGGAAGAGACACAAAAGAAGATCCGTGCCTATGACTTCAAGCGTGCAGTCCGCTTCTCTAAAGATCATATCCGAAGTCTGACGAGAATTCATGAAAACTTCGCCCGGTTTTTGACGACGTATTTTTCCGCTCAGCTCAGGACTTTTGTTCAGATTAGCGTCGTTCAGGTGGAACAGTTGCCCTATGATGAATTTATTCGCTCGATCCCGAAAATGACGATTCTGAATATCTTTGAAGCGGAGCCTCTTGAGGGCAGAATGGTGCTCGAGGTGCATCCCAATGTAGCCTTTGCTATGGTGGACCGGCTGCTTGGCGGTCAGGGTACAGCTCCCTCCAAGATTAACGCATTGACTGAGATTGAGACGACGGTGATGGAGCGGATCTTCAGCAGAGCCTTCGAGAGCTTGCAGGAGGCGTGGAAGACAGTTATCGACATCTCCCCACGCATGGAGGGCTTGGAGACGAATCCGCAGTTTATGCAGATTGTTTCGCCCAATGAGACCATTGCACTCATCTCGCTGAGCACGAAAATTGGTGAGACGACAGGGATGATTAACCTTTGTATTCCGCATGTCGTCATCGAGCCGATCATGCCACGGCTTTCTGTGCATCACTGGTTCGTATCGCAGAAAAAATCGCGTGCGCCAGAAGAGCTAGAGGTGCTCGAGCATCGGGTACAGCGTGCCAAGCTCAATATTGTCGCTGAGCTGGGACAATCCAGCATTTCAATCCATGAGTTTCTAGGTCTGTCGGTAGGGGATGTCATATCGCTCAATCGGTCAGTGCATGATGGGTTGCAAATTAAGGTAGGCGATAAATTGAAATTTATTGGAAGTCCCGGCTCCGTCAAAGATCGGCTGGCCGTGCAGATCGACGAGATTGTCAGCGAAGGAGTAGAGGAAGAATATGACGAGTAA
- a CDS encoding response regulator — translation MANRILIVDDAAFMRMMIRDILTKNGYEVVGEGQDGTQAIEKFKELKPDLITMDITMPEMDGIAALKEIKKLDPNAKVIMCSAMGQQAMVIDAIQAGAKDFIVKPFQADRVIEAIKKTLG, via the coding sequence ATGGCAAACCGTATTTTAATCGTAGACGATGCAGCATTTATGAGAATGATGATCCGGGACATTCTTACGAAAAACGGCTACGAGGTAGTAGGAGAAGGACAAGACGGCACACAGGCGATTGAGAAATTCAAGGAACTGAAGCCGGATCTGATTACGATGGATATTACGATGCCTGAGATGGACGGCATCGCTGCCCTTAAAGAAATTAAAAAGCTTGATCCGAATGCCAAGGTCATTATGTGCTCGGCGATGGGACAACAGGCGATGGTTATCGATGCGATCCAGGCCGGAGCGAAGGACTTTATCGTGAAGCCGTTCCAGGCGGACCGTGTTATCGAAGCAATCAAGAAAACATTGGGATAA
- a CDS encoding flagellar biosynthetic protein FliO yields the protein MRKSQAAVLSIGAALALWGPSAHAAATEQDGPPLQADDNLLGSLIWVIIALLLVIGLIIVFIKFLSQRSRSYGLNRSLRTLGGVALGQNKSLQVVELAGKVYVVGVGEDISLLDKIDDPLEARQLIDKLDQQLGSGSLLSITQWKNPFRKQSQGEELSEEHWNKGASSFEHMLQDKLQRSTERKQQMKDALDPTHFTKNQSRDE from the coding sequence ATGCGCAAAAGCCAAGCCGCTGTGCTGAGCATTGGAGCGGCCCTCGCCTTATGGGGGCCGAGCGCGCATGCCGCTGCTACGGAGCAGGACGGCCCTCCATTGCAGGCAGATGATAACCTGCTGGGCAGTCTCATATGGGTAATTATCGCTCTCTTACTTGTTATCGGTTTAATCATTGTTTTTATTAAGTTCTTATCTCAGCGCAGCAGAAGCTATGGGTTGAACCGCTCGCTTCGGACGCTCGGCGGTGTTGCGCTGGGACAGAACAAGTCGCTCCAGGTTGTGGAACTGGCAGGCAAAGTATACGTTGTCGGTGTTGGGGAAGACATCTCGCTCCTGGACAAAATCGACGATCCGCTAGAGGCTCGCCAGCTCATCGATAAGCTTGACCAGCAGCTAGGGAGTGGAAGCTTGCTTTCCATTACCCAGTGGAAGAATCCTTTCCGTAAGCAGAGCCAGGGAGAGGAGCTTTCCGAGGAACATTGGAATAAGGGCGCCTCCTCCTTTGAGCATATGCTGCAGGATAAGCTGCAGCGCAGCACGGAGCGCAAACAGCAGATGAAGGATGCGCTGGACCCAACCCATTTCACAAAGAATCAGTCGAGGGATGAATGA
- the flhB gene encoding flagellar biosynthesis protein FlhB: MQQPYRLSLNLQLFSQEKTEKATPKKKQESRKKGQVAKSMEVPAAFILLFVFMSFMMFGGYYKERLLGLFGSTFESRITMDITLGNVGFMFRNMILEGLMLLAPLFGIAVVVGLLGNYVQIGFLFTGHPLMPKFSKLNPVEGFKNIFSMRSLVEFAKSILKLLVIGVVVWTTLWGEKDHILALGTVPLEQIFSFAASITLSLGIKIGALLVVLALADYMYQRFDYEKKLRMSKQDIKDEYKKTEGNPLIKSRIRERQRKMALQRMMQEVPKADVIITNPTHFAVALRYDGTEMEAPVIIAKGMDYVALKIREVAKEHGIVMMENKPLARALYERGEIGDTIPADLFQAVAEVLAYVYKLKRKTK, from the coding sequence ATGCAGCAGCCATATCGCTTATCGCTCAATCTGCAGTTGTTCTCCCAGGAGAAGACGGAGAAGGCGACACCTAAGAAGAAGCAGGAATCCAGAAAAAAGGGTCAGGTCGCCAAAAGCATGGAGGTGCCGGCCGCTTTTATCCTCCTGTTCGTGTTTATGAGCTTTATGATGTTTGGCGGCTACTATAAGGAACGGCTGCTCGGCTTGTTCGGCAGCACGTTTGAATCACGGATCACGATGGATATTACGCTGGGCAATGTCGGTTTCATGTTTCGCAACATGATTCTGGAAGGACTCATGCTGCTGGCTCCGCTATTCGGGATCGCAGTTGTTGTCGGTCTGCTCGGCAATTATGTGCAGATTGGCTTTTTGTTCACCGGTCATCCGCTGATGCCCAAGTTCAGCAAGCTCAATCCGGTGGAGGGCTTCAAAAATATATTCTCGATGCGTTCGCTGGTGGAGTTTGCCAAGAGCATCCTCAAGCTGCTTGTCATAGGCGTGGTCGTATGGACGACGCTGTGGGGAGAGAAGGATCATATACTGGCGCTCGGCACCGTGCCGCTTGAGCAGATATTTTCCTTTGCCGCTTCCATTACCCTCTCCTTAGGCATTAAGATCGGCGCATTGCTCGTTGTGCTTGCATTGGCGGATTACATGTACCAGCGATTCGATTATGAGAAGAAGCTGCGCATGTCCAAACAGGACATCAAGGATGAGTATAAGAAGACGGAGGGGAACCCGCTGATCAAGAGTCGTATTCGTGAACGCCAGCGCAAGATGGCGCTGCAACGGATGATGCAGGAGGTGCCCAAGGCGGATGTGATTATTACGAATCCGACCCACTTTGCAGTGGCGCTCCGCTATGACGGCACTGAGATGGAGGCCCCGGTCATCATTGCCAAGGGTATGGATTATGTAGCCCTGAAGATTCGTGAAGTAGCCAAGGAGCACGGCATCGTCATGATGGAGAACAAGCCGCTTGCGCGCGCGCTCTATGAGCGAGGCGAGATTGGGGACACCATTCCGGCAGATCTGTTTCAGGCGGTTGCAGAAGTGCTGGCCTATGTGTACAAGCTCAAGCGCAAGACGAAGTGA
- the fliP gene encoding flagellar type III secretion system pore protein FliP (The bacterial flagellar biogenesis protein FliP forms a type III secretion system (T3SS)-type pore required for flagellar assembly.), translating into MNKKLALLLMLLLLMVPLLSSHASANPLPGINIEIGNGDEQPGSSALSLLLLITVLSIAPAILVLMTSFTRIVIVLGFVRTSLGTPTMPPNQVIVGLAMFLTFFVMAPTLGQVNEVALQPYLKGEMSQTEALSEAAKPMKEFMISHTRPKDLQLFMKYTQTEAPANVQDIPITVLVPAYALSELKSAFNMGFIIFIPFLVIDMVVASVLMAMGMMMLPPVMISLPFKILLFILVDGWYLVIQSLLRGFVNT; encoded by the coding sequence ATGAACAAGAAACTAGCTTTATTACTAATGCTTCTGCTGCTGATGGTTCCGCTGCTCTCATCCCATGCTTCTGCCAATCCTCTTCCGGGCATCAACATTGAGATCGGCAACGGGGATGAGCAGCCGGGAAGCTCCGCACTTTCCCTGTTGTTGTTAATTACGGTGCTAAGCATAGCGCCGGCGATTTTGGTGCTGATGACCAGCTTCACCCGAATCGTAATTGTACTTGGGTTCGTCCGCACATCGCTCGGTACACCGACGATGCCACCGAACCAGGTCATTGTAGGGCTTGCGATGTTTCTTACCTTTTTCGTTATGGCTCCTACACTCGGACAGGTCAATGAAGTAGCACTACAACCGTATCTAAAGGGGGAAATGTCACAGACCGAGGCGCTCTCAGAGGCTGCCAAGCCGATGAAGGAGTTTATGATCTCGCATACCCGGCCGAAGGATTTGCAGCTATTTATGAAATATACGCAGACCGAGGCGCCGGCCAATGTTCAGGATATTCCGATCACAGTGCTCGTACCGGCGTATGCGCTAAGCGAACTGAAGAGTGCATTTAATATGGGTTTTATTATCTTTATTCCATTTTTGGTCATTGATATGGTGGTTGCCAGCGTATTGATGGCGATGGGGATGATGATGCTCCCTCCAGTAATGATCTCGCTGCCATTTAAGATATTGCTGTTTATATTGGTAGATGGTTGGTATCTGGTCATTCAGTCATTGCTGAGAGGATTTGTCAATACCTAG
- a CDS encoding flagellar hook-basal body complex protein, translating to MLRSMYSGVSGMRGFQTKLDVIGNNIANVNTVGFKASTVMFKDILSQTVSGVTAPVDGASGGVNAKQIGLGVTVSSINVMHTPGSDMTTNLPTHLRIDGDGFFAVRMSAEQETPFLTRAGDFLLDGNRQLVTSDGGFVLSPGGEPIVLDEAITAFTIGQNGSIVAVNADGTTADTGIAVGLVRVINPAGLEKVGGNLYRMTSNANPEGALEVVAANNADAGTGALIAGHLEMSNVDLTSEFTEMIVAQRGFQSNSRIITTSDEILQEVVNLKR from the coding sequence ATGCTGAGATCCATGTATTCGGGCGTATCCGGGATGAGAGGTTTTCAAACGAAGCTGGACGTCATCGGAAACAATATTGCGAATGTGAATACGGTAGGGTTCAAAGCCAGCACAGTCATGTTCAAGGATATATTGAGCCAGACTGTCTCTGGTGTGACCGCTCCAGTGGATGGTGCAAGCGGGGGGGTCAACGCCAAGCAGATCGGTCTTGGCGTAACGGTATCCTCTATTAATGTCATGCATACGCCGGGCAGCGATATGACGACTAACCTGCCGACTCATTTGCGGATTGATGGCGATGGATTTTTTGCCGTTCGCATGAGTGCTGAACAGGAGACGCCATTTCTGACTCGGGCAGGCGACTTCTTGCTGGATGGGAACCGCCAGCTCGTTACGAGCGACGGTGGCTTTGTACTTAGCCCAGGTGGCGAGCCGATTGTACTGGATGAGGCGATAACAGCGTTCACCATCGGACAGAATGGATCGATTGTGGCGGTTAATGCTGATGGAACAACGGCGGATACAGGCATTGCGGTCGGTCTGGTGCGGGTTATCAATCCCGCCGGTCTGGAGAAGGTTGGAGGGAATCTGTACCGCATGACGTCCAACGCCAATCCAGAAGGAGCGTTAGAGGTCGTCGCGGCCAATAATGCTGATGCAGGAACCGGAGCGCTGATTGCGGGGCATCTGGAGATGTCCAACGTCGATCTGACCTCTGAATTCACCGAGATGATCGTTGCACAGCGGGGCTTTCAGTCCAATTCACGGATCATCACAACCTCTGACGAAATTTTGCAAGAGGTTGTTAATTTGAAACGATAG
- the fliY gene encoding flagellar motor switch phosphatase FliY, translating into MTSKDYLSQEEIDALLRQSAEGSGSDEGTAVEQEFKPEDYISSLESDALGEIGNITFGSAATALSTLLGKKVDITTPRVSVIRREDLEREFPKPHVAVHVHYVDGFQGINSLVIKTTDAQVIADLMLGGEGEVRDDLLNEIHISAVQEAMNQMMGSSATSMSTIFNRFVNISPPGINILDVNSGEGVSNLPPVDVFIKIAFDLKIGDLIDSTIMQLLPVTFAKEMVSTLLGGTGMEEPAAPAAMAPPAPEPPAYTPPAPPAPPASAPVAPPTPPPAAPVFHEQQQPAYMPPQEMPYSAQPQAPHAPNTYGGLSGRNVNVQPVQFSNFQSAPYGQADDTNLNLLLDIPLKVTVELGRTKKQIKEILELSQGSIIELDKLAGEPVDILVNNKLIAKGEVVVIDENFGVRVTDIVSQWDRIQKLQ; encoded by the coding sequence ATGACGAGTAAAGACTATTTATCGCAGGAAGAGATTGATGCTCTGCTTCGCCAGTCTGCCGAAGGCTCGGGCAGTGATGAGGGGACGGCAGTAGAGCAGGAGTTCAAGCCTGAGGATTATATTAGCTCCTTGGAGTCGGATGCTCTAGGTGAGATCGGCAATATTACATTCGGAAGCGCAGCTACAGCTTTGTCCACACTGCTTGGCAAAAAGGTGGATATTACTACACCGCGTGTATCTGTCATTCGCAGAGAAGATCTGGAGCGCGAGTTTCCTAAGCCGCATGTTGCCGTCCATGTCCATTATGTCGATGGTTTTCAGGGCATCAACTCGCTGGTGATCAAGACAACGGATGCTCAGGTCATTGCAGATCTCATGCTGGGCGGGGAAGGCGAAGTAAGGGATGATCTCCTGAATGAGATTCACATTAGCGCCGTACAAGAAGCGATGAATCAGATGATGGGCTCCTCTGCTACGTCGATGTCAACCATCTTCAACCGCTTCGTCAACATTTCTCCTCCAGGTATTAATATTTTGGATGTCAACAGTGGCGAAGGGGTAAGCAATTTGCCTCCTGTGGATGTATTTATTAAAATTGCCTTTGATCTGAAGATTGGCGATCTGATTGATTCGACGATCATGCAGCTATTGCCTGTAACCTTCGCCAAGGAGATGGTTTCGACCCTGCTGGGCGGGACGGGGATGGAGGAGCCTGCTGCACCTGCTGCCATGGCGCCACCTGCGCCTGAGCCGCCTGCATATACGCCACCAGCACCACCAGCACCACCGGCATCTGCGCCTGTAGCACCTCCAACACCGCCGCCAGCAGCTCCTGTGTTTCACGAACAGCAGCAGCCAGCCTATATGCCGCCACAGGAGATGCCGTACAGTGCACAGCCGCAAGCGCCGCATGCTCCCAATACATACGGAGGATTGTCAGGCCGCAATGTCAATGTCCAGCCTGTTCAGTTCTCGAATTTTCAAAGCGCGCCTTATGGACAGGCGGATGATACGAACTTAAATTTATTGCTCGACATTCCGCTTAAAGTCACTGTAGAATTAGGAAGGACCAAGAAACAAATTAAGGAGATTCTTGAGCTGTCCCAAGGCTCGATCATCGAGCTGGACAAGCTGGCGGGTGAGCCTGTCGATATTTTGGTCAACAATAAGCTAATCGCCAAAGGCGAAGTCGTTGTCATTGACGAGAACTTCGGGGTTCGGGTAACCGATATCGTCAGCCAGTGGGATCGTATTCAGAAACTTCAATAA
- the fliQ gene encoding flagellar biosynthesis protein FliQ yields the protein MSSDFIVGLAGQAIWTVLKASAPMLVLALLVGLIISIFQATTQIQEQTLAFVPKIVAVLIALLLFGPWVLNTIVDFAYNLLSNLDKYIG from the coding sequence ATGAGCTCGGATTTTATTGTCGGGCTGGCAGGGCAAGCGATCTGGACTGTACTCAAGGCCAGTGCTCCGATGCTGGTGCTCGCGTTGCTGGTTGGTCTGATCATCAGTATATTTCAGGCGACCACACAGATTCAGGAGCAGACGCTGGCGTTTGTTCCGAAAATAGTCGCCGTGCTGATTGCATTGCTGCTGTTTGGTCCTTGGGTGCTGAATACAATTGTCGATTTCGCGTACAATCTGCTCAGCAATCTGGATAAATATATTGGATAG